Proteins co-encoded in one Dama dama isolate Ldn47 chromosome 2, ASM3311817v1, whole genome shotgun sequence genomic window:
- the SYVN1 gene encoding E3 ubiquitin-protein ligase synoviolin isoform X1, with protein MFRTAVMMAASLALTGAVVAHAYYLKHQFYPTVVYLTKSSPSMAVLYIQAFVLVFLLGKVMGKVFFGQLRAAEMEHLLERSWYAVTETCLAFTVFRDDFSPRFVALFTLLLFLKCFHWLAEDRVDFMERSPNISWLFHCRIVSLMFLLGILDFLFVSHAYHSILTRGASVQLVFGFEYAILMTMVLTIFIKYVLHSVDLQSENPWDNKAVYMLYTELFTGFIKVLLYMAFMTIMIKVHTFPLFAIRPMYLAMRQFKKAVTDAIMSRRAIRNMNTLYPDATPEELQAMDNVCIICREEMVTGAKRLPCNHIFHTSCLRSWFQRQQTCPTCRMDVLRASLPTQSPPPPEPADQGPPPAPHAPPLLPQPPNFPQGLLPPFPPGMFPLWPPMGPFPPVPPPPGSGEAAAPPSTSAAALSRPSGAATTTAAAAASAPAPGPASSPEASPAPGFPFPPPWMGMPLPPPFAFPPMPVPPAGFAGLTPEELRALEGHERQHLEARLQSLRNIHTLLDAAMLQINQYLTVLASLGPPRPATAVNPTEETAPTAVAATSSTSSPSSEATTPSPGASPPAPEPEKPSAPESAGTEELSEDGEPDAAELRRRRLQKLESPVAH; from the exons ATGTTCCGAACTGCCGTGATGATGGCGGCCAGCCTGGCGCTGACCGGGGCCGTGGTGGCTCATGCTTACTACCTCAAGCACCAGTTCTACCCCACGGTGGTGTACCTGACGAAGTCTAGCCCCAGCATGGCA GTCCTGTATATCCAGGCCTTCGTCCTTGTCTTCCTCTTGGGCAAGGTGATGGGCAAGGTGTTTTTCGGACAGCTGAGGGCAGCAGAGATGGAG CACCTTCTGGAACGTTCCTGGTATGCTGTCACTGAGACTTGTCTGGCCTTCACCGTCTTTCGGGACGACTTCAGCCCCCGCTTTGTTGCTCTCTTtactctccttctcttcctcaagTGTTTTCACTGGCTGGCTGAGGACCGTGTGGACTTT ATGGAACGCAGCCCCAATATCTCCTGGCTCTTTCACTGCCGCATTGTCT CCCTTATGTTCCTCCTGGGTATCCTGGACTTCCTCTTCGTCAGCCATGCCTATCACAGCATCCTGACCCGAGGGGCCTCTGTGCAGCTGGTGTTTGGCTTTGAG TACGCCATCCTGATGACCATGGTGCTCACCATCTTCATCAAGTATGTGCTACACTCCGTGGACCTCCAGAGCGAGAACCCCTGGGACAACAAGGCTGTGTACATGCTCTACACCGAGCTGTTCACAG GCTTCATCAAGGTTCTGCTGTACATGGCTTTCATGACCATCATGATCAAGGTGCACACATTCCCTCTCTTCGCCATCCGGCCGATGTACCTGGCCATGAG GCAGTTCAAGAAAGCTGTGACTGACGCCATCATGTCTCGCCGAGCTATCCGCAACATGAACACACT GTACCCAGACGCCACCCCAGAGGAACTGCAGGCGATGGACAATGTCTGCATTATCTGCCGAGAAGAGATGGTGACTGGTGCCAAGAGACTGCCCTGCAACCACATTTTCCATACCAG CTGCCTGCGCTCATGGTTCCAGCGGCAGCAGACCTGCCCCACCTGCCGTATGGACGTCCTTCGGGCATCGCTGCCGACCCAGTCACCGCCGCCCCCTGAGCCTGCAGATCAGGGGCCGCCACCTGCCCCCCATGCCCCACcactcctgccccagccccccaACT TCCCCCAGGgcctcctgcctcccttccctccagGCATGTTCCCACTGTGGCCCCCCATGGGCCCCTTTCCACCTGTCCCACCTCCCCCCGGCTCAGGAGAGGCTGCGGCCCCTCCGTCCACCAGTGCAG CCGCCCTTTCTCGGCCCAGTGGAGCAGCCACAACCACAGCCGCTGCTGCTGCCTCTGCCCCAGCACCTGGCCCTGCCTCCTCCCCGGAGGCCAGCCCTGCCCCCGGCttccccttcccgcctccctggATGGGCATGCCCCTGCCTCCGCCCTTTG cCTTCCCCCCGATGCCTGTGCCTCCTGCAGGCTTTGCCGGGTTGACCCCAGAGGAGCTGCGGGCTCTGGAAGGCCATGAGCGACAGCACCTGGAGGCCCGGCTACAGAGCCTGCGCAACATCCACACGCTGCTGGATGCCGCCATGCTGCAGATCAACCAGTACCTCACCGTGCTCGCCTCCCTGGG GCCCCCCCGGCCTGCCACCGCAGTTAACCCCACTGAGGAGACTGCCCCTACCGCTGTTGCTGCCACCTCTTCCACCAGCAGCCCCAGCTCTGAGGCCACCACTCCATCCCCAGGAGCCTCCCCACCAGCCCCTGAACCTGAAAAGCCTTCAG CTCCTGAGTCAGCAGGCACCGAGGAGCTGTCTGAAGATGGGGAGCCTGACGCAGCGGAGCTGCGCCGCCGCCGTCTACAAAAGCTGGAGTCCCCTGTTGCCCACTGA
- the SYVN1 gene encoding E3 ubiquitin-protein ligase synoviolin isoform X2 — MLSLRLVWPSPSFGTTSAPALLLSLLSFSSSSVFTGWLRTVWTLWNAAPISPGSFTAALSYAILMTMVLTIFIKYVLHSVDLQSENPWDNKAVYMLYTELFTGFIKVLLYMAFMTIMIKVHTFPLFAIRPMYLAMRQFKKAVTDAIMSRRAIRNMNTLYPDATPEELQAMDNVCIICREEMVTGAKRLPCNHIFHTSCLRSWFQRQQTCPTCRMDVLRASLPTQSPPPPEPADQGPPPAPHAPPLLPQPPNFPQGLLPPFPPGMFPLWPPMGPFPPVPPPPGSGEAAAPPSTSAAALSRPSGAATTTAAAAASAPAPGPASSPEASPAPGFPFPPPWMGMPLPPPFAFPPMPVPPAGFAGLTPEELRALEGHERQHLEARLQSLRNIHTLLDAAMLQINQYLTVLASLGPPRPATAVNPTEETAPTAVAATSSTSSPSSEATTPSPGASPPAPEPEKPSAPESAGTEELSEDGEPDAAELRRRRLQKLESPVAH; from the exons ATGCTGTCACTGAGACTTGTCTGGCCTTCACCGTCTTTCGGGACGACTTCAGCCCCCGCTTTGTTGCTCTCTTtactctccttctcttcctcaagTGTTTTCACTGGCTGGCTGAGGACCGTGTGGACTTT ATGGAACGCAGCCCCAATATCTCCTGGCTCTTTCACTGCCGCATTGTCT TACGCCATCCTGATGACCATGGTGCTCACCATCTTCATCAAGTATGTGCTACACTCCGTGGACCTCCAGAGCGAGAACCCCTGGGACAACAAGGCTGTGTACATGCTCTACACCGAGCTGTTCACAG GCTTCATCAAGGTTCTGCTGTACATGGCTTTCATGACCATCATGATCAAGGTGCACACATTCCCTCTCTTCGCCATCCGGCCGATGTACCTGGCCATGAG GCAGTTCAAGAAAGCTGTGACTGACGCCATCATGTCTCGCCGAGCTATCCGCAACATGAACACACT GTACCCAGACGCCACCCCAGAGGAACTGCAGGCGATGGACAATGTCTGCATTATCTGCCGAGAAGAGATGGTGACTGGTGCCAAGAGACTGCCCTGCAACCACATTTTCCATACCAG CTGCCTGCGCTCATGGTTCCAGCGGCAGCAGACCTGCCCCACCTGCCGTATGGACGTCCTTCGGGCATCGCTGCCGACCCAGTCACCGCCGCCCCCTGAGCCTGCAGATCAGGGGCCGCCACCTGCCCCCCATGCCCCACcactcctgccccagccccccaACT TCCCCCAGGgcctcctgcctcccttccctccagGCATGTTCCCACTGTGGCCCCCCATGGGCCCCTTTCCACCTGTCCCACCTCCCCCCGGCTCAGGAGAGGCTGCGGCCCCTCCGTCCACCAGTGCAG CCGCCCTTTCTCGGCCCAGTGGAGCAGCCACAACCACAGCCGCTGCTGCTGCCTCTGCCCCAGCACCTGGCCCTGCCTCCTCCCCGGAGGCCAGCCCTGCCCCCGGCttccccttcccgcctccctggATGGGCATGCCCCTGCCTCCGCCCTTTG cCTTCCCCCCGATGCCTGTGCCTCCTGCAGGCTTTGCCGGGTTGACCCCAGAGGAGCTGCGGGCTCTGGAAGGCCATGAGCGACAGCACCTGGAGGCCCGGCTACAGAGCCTGCGCAACATCCACACGCTGCTGGATGCCGCCATGCTGCAGATCAACCAGTACCTCACCGTGCTCGCCTCCCTGGG GCCCCCCCGGCCTGCCACCGCAGTTAACCCCACTGAGGAGACTGCCCCTACCGCTGTTGCTGCCACCTCTTCCACCAGCAGCCCCAGCTCTGAGGCCACCACTCCATCCCCAGGAGCCTCCCCACCAGCCCCTGAACCTGAAAAGCCTTCAG CTCCTGAGTCAGCAGGCACCGAGGAGCTGTCTGAAGATGGGGAGCCTGACGCAGCGGAGCTGCGCCGCCGCCGTCTACAAAAGCTGGAGTCCCCTGTTGCCCACTGA
- the MRPL49 gene encoding large ribosomal subunit protein mL49, whose translation MAAVMFRFVLRGWRTGVPPGCGLRRLSQTQGTPDYPGFLESVDEYCFVERLLPPTSIPKPPKHEHYPTPCGWQPPRDPPPNLPYFVRRSRMHNIPVYKDITHGNRQMTVIRKVEGDIWALQKDVEDFLSPLLGKTPITQVNEVTGTLRIKGYFDQQLKAWLLEKGF comes from the exons ATGGCGGCGGTTATGTTTCGGTTTGTGTTGAGGGGCTGGAGAACCGGTGTCCCGCCGGGCTGCGGATTACGGCGACTG agCCAGACCCAAGGGACTCCTGATTACCCCGGCTTCCTAGAGTCTGTGGATGAATACTGTTTTGTGGAGCGCCTGTTACCCCCCACCAGCATCCCAAAGCCCCCAAAGCATGAACATTATCCCACTCCTTGTGGTTGGCAGCCCCCTAGAG ACCCCCCGCCCAACCTGCCCTACTTTGTGCGGCGCTCTCGGATGCACAACATCCCAGTCTACAAGGACATCACGCATGGAAACCGTCAGATGACTGTGATCCGGAAGGTGGAGGGGGACATTTGG GCCCTGCAGAAGGATGTGGAAGATTTTCTGAGCCCACTGCTGGGGAAGACACCTATCACCCAGGTCAATGAGGTGACTGGTACCCTTCGGATCAAGGGCTACTTTGATCAGCAGCTCAAAGCCTggctcctggagaagggcttcTGA
- the FAU gene encoding ubiquitin-like FUBI-ribosomal protein eS30 fusion protein, with product MQLFVRAQELHTLEVTGQETVAQIKAHVASLEGIAPEDQVLLLAGTPLEDEATLGQCGVEALSTLEVAGRMLGGKVHGSLARAGKVRGQTPKVAKQEKKKKKTGRAKRRMQYNRRFVNVVPTFGKKKGPNANS from the exons ATGCAGCTCTTTGTCCGCGCCCAGGAGCTACACACTCTCGAGGTGACCGGCCAGGAGACGGTCGCCCAGATCAAG GCTCATGTAGCTTCGTTGGAGGGCATCGCTCCAGAAGATCAAGTCCTGCTCCTGGCTGGCACGCCCCTAGAGGATGAGGCTACTCTGGGCCAGTGTGGCGTGGAGGCTCTGAGCACTCTGGAAGTAGCCGGCCGCATGCTTGGAG GTAAAGTCCATGGTTCCCTGGCCCGTGCTGGGAAAGTGAGAGGTCAGACTCCCAAG GTGGCCAagcaagagaagaagaagaagaagacgggCAGGGCCAAGAGGCGTATGCAGTACAACCGGCGCTTTGTCAATGTTGTGCCCACCTTTGGCAAGAAGAAGGGCCCTAATGCTAACTCCTAA